A region from the Mustelus asterias unplaced genomic scaffold, sMusAst1.hap1.1 HAP1_SCAFFOLD_210, whole genome shotgun sequence genome encodes:
- the LOC144485684 gene encoding uncharacterized protein LOC144485684: MEKPWKCVECGKGFGFPSQLEVHRRSHTGERPFTCSVCGKGFTHSYNLLTHQRVHTGERPFTCPVCGKGFTRSSHIVTHQVVHTDERLSPCSDCEKSFKCKKDLLTHQYTHTGERPFTCCVWGKGFSRPSGLLNHQRIHTGERPFTCSDCGKGFINSSNLLIHQQLHTGDRPFTCSGCGKKFTRSYNLLTHQQVHSEERPFTCSVCGKGFTRSSNLLNHQRVHTGERPFTCNVCGKGFIQSSHLLTHQRVHKRLQGLDSTLIDAVNHIQV; encoded by the coding sequence atggagaaaccgtggaaatgtgtggagtgcgggaaaggattcggtttcccatcacaactggaagttcatcggcgcagtcacactggagagagaccgttcacctgctctgtttgtgggaaggggttcacccattcatacaaccttctgactcaccaacgggttcacactggggagaggccgttcacctgccctgtctgtgggaaaggattcactcgctcatcccacattgtgacacaccaagttgttcacactgatgagagactgtctccatgttctgactgtgagaagagttttaaatgcaaaaaagatctgctgacgcaccaatatactcacactggggagaggccattcacctgctgtgtgtgggggaagggattcagccgccCATCTGGCCTActgaaccaccagagaattcacactggggagaggcccttcacctgctcagactgtgggaagggattcattaattcatccaatcTTCTGATACACCAGCAGCTCCATACAGGGGatagaccgttcacctgctctggatgtgggaagaaattcacccgttcatacaaccttctgacacaccagcaggttcacagtgaggagaggccattcacttgctccgtgtgtgggaagggattcactcgttcatccaatctattgaatcaccagcgagttcacactggggagaggccattcacctgtaacgtctgtggaaagggatttattcagtcatcccacctgctaacacaccagcgagttcacaaacgactgcaaggtttggattctacacttattgatgctgttaatcatatccaggtctga
- the LOC144485687 gene encoding uncharacterized protein LOC144485687: MEKLWKSGDCGKGFNYPTLKTHYHCHTGETPFTCSVCGKRFTQSSHLTDHQLVHSDQRPFKCSDCEKRFKSKKHLVAHQLVHTGERPFLCSVCGKRFNRSSHLLTHQQVHTGERPFLCSVCGKGFIQSSQLLRHQRVHTGERPFTCSECGKGFSQFSDLLVHQRVHTGERPFTCSVCRNSFAQSSTLQRHQRVHTGERPFTCSECEKGFIQLSDLLRHQRVHK, from the coding sequence atggagaaactgtggaaatctggggactgtgggaagggcttCAATTACCCAACGCTGAAAACACATTACCattgtcacactggggagacaccattcacctgctctgtctgtgggaagcgattcactcagtcatcccatctcactgaccatcaacttgtacacagtgatcagagaccttttaaatgttctgattgtgagaagagGTTTAAAAGCAAGAAGCATCTGGTAGCACATCAGcttgttcatactggggagaggccgttcctctgctctgtgtgtgggaagagattcaatcggtcatcccaccttctgacacatcagcaagttcacactggggagagaccattcctctgctctgtgtgtggtaaaggattcattcagtcatcccaacttctgagacatcagcgagttcacactggggagaggccatttacctgctctgagtgtgggaaaggattcagtcagtTTTCTGACCTTCTGGtacaccaacgggttcacactggggagaggccattcacctgttctgtgtgtcggAACAGCTTTGCTCAGTCATCTACTCttcagagacaccaacgagttcatactggagagaggccattcacctgctctgagtgtgagaagggattcattcagttatccgaccttctgagacaccagcgagttcacaaatga
- the LOC144485679 gene encoding uncharacterized protein LOC144485679 — MEKPWKCVDCGKGFGFTSQLEVHRRSHTGERPFTCSVCGKGFTHSYNLLTHQRVHTGERPFTCPVCGKGFTRSSHIVTHQLVHTDERMFTCSDCEKSFKCKKDLLTHQRIHTGERPFTCSVCGKGFIQSSHLQTHQLVHSDNKLFNCSHCEKSFKNKKDLLTHQYAHTGERPFTCCVCGKGFSRPSALLNHQRIHSEERPFTCSDCGKGFTRSPNLLNHQRVHTGERPFTCSVCGKGFSQSSNLLTHQKVHSAERPFTCSVCGKGFSHLSYLLKHQRVHTGERPFTCNVCGKGFIQSSHLLTHQRVHKRLQGLDSTLNDAVNHIQD; from the coding sequence atggagaaaccgtggaaatgtgtggattgtgggaagggattcggtttcacatcacaactggaagttcatcggcgcagtcacactggggagagaccgttcacctgctccgtctgtgggaagggattcacccattcatacaaccttctgactcaccaacgggttcacactggggagaggccgttcacctgccctgtgtgtgggaagggattcactcgctcatcccacattgtgacacaccaacttgttcacactgatgagagaatgtttacatgttctgactgtgagaagagttttaaatgcaaaaaggatctgctgacacaccaacgaattcacactggggagagaccgttcacctgctctgtgtgtgggaaaggattcattcagtcatcccacttgcagacacatcaacttgttcactctgataacaaactttttaattgttcccactgtgagaagagctttaaaaataaaaaggatcTGCTAACGCACCAatatgctcacactggggagaggccattcacctgctgtgtgtgtgggaagggattcagccgtccatctgccctattgaaccaccagagaattcacagtgaggagaggcccttcacctgctcagactgtgggaagggattcactcgttcacCCAACttattgaatcaccagcgagttcacactggggagaggccgttcacctgctctgtgtgtgggaagggattcagtcagtcatccaacctgctgacacaccagaaagTTCACAGtgcggagaggccatttacctgctctgtctgtgggaagggattttctcatttatcttatcttctgaaacaccagcgagttcacactggggagaggccgttcacctgtaatgtctgtggaaagggatttattcagtcatcccacctgctaacacaccagcgagttcacaaacgactgcaaggtttggattctactcttaatgatgctgttaatcatatccaggactga